Below is a window of Herminiimonas arsenicoxydans DNA.
CATTGCTCTGGACGGTAAGCTAATTAATGGGCAGTCAACAATTAACCAAGCGCCTATTACCGGTGAAAGCGTGCCGGTTGAAAAAAGCATTGGCGATACAGTGTTTGCCGGAACAATCAATGACGCGGGTTCTTTTGAATTTGAAGTCACCGCTCGGTCTGAAAGCACGACCTTAGCGCGGATCATTCATGCCGTCGAAGAAGCCCAAGGTAGTCGCGCACCGACTCAACGTTTTGTCGATCAGTTCGCCAAGATTTATACACCGGCAGTGTTCGTTGTTGCAGTCTTGGTTGCATTGGTGCCACCGCTGGCGTTTGGGCAGCCTTGGTATGACTGGATCTATAAGGCATTAGTCTTATTGGTAGTTGCCTGTCCATGCGCGCTGGTCATATCGACACCGGTTACGATTGTCAGCGGCCTCGCGGCGGCGGCACGCAAGGGCATACTAATCAAGGGTGGCGTGTATCTGGAACAAGGGCGCAAGCTCAGTTGGTTGGCGTTGGATAAAACGGGCACTCTCACCCTCGGCAAGCCAAGCGTTACCGATTATCTGCCGAGTGCCGTTTCTCAATCAAACACCCTTGAAATCGCCACCAGCCTTGCGGGACGTTCCGATCACCCAGTCTCTCGCGCGATTTCGGTGTATGGCGATGCGCATATAACAGCGCGTAATGAAGTCGACAACTTCCGCGCCTTGCTCGGACGTGGTGTTGAAGGACATATCCACGGCCAGCTATATTGGCTGGGCAACCATAGACTAGCAACCGAGCGCGAACAGATTACGCCAGAGCTGGCGGGTCAATTGGAAGCGCTGGAACGCCAAGGACGCACGGCGGTTATGTTGGGATCTGCGGAGCACGTCCTGGCGATCTTTGGTGTGGCCGACACTCTGCGTGAAACCAGTCGGCAGGCGATTGCGGAATTACATGAACTGAACGTGAAGACGGTGATGCTGACCGGCGATAACGTGCATACCGCACAAGCCATTGCTACCGAAGTAGGAATTGACGATGCACGGGGCAACCAACTTCCGGAAGACAAACTACAGGTCATTGAAGCTCTTGCGGCACAAGGCGCGACTATTGGCATGGTTGGCGACGGCATCAACGATGCACCTGCACTAGCGAAGGCTCATATTGGTTTCGCAATGGGTGCGGCTGGCACCGACACTGCTATTGAAACAGCTGACGTGGCCCTGATGGATGATGATCTGCGCAAAGTACCAGCGTTCGTGCGTCTCTCGCGCAGTACTGCTGCCATCCTTACCCAAAACATCGTACTGGCACTCGGGATTAAAGCGGTGTTCTTGGTGCTGACCTTTACCGGTCAAGCGACCATGTGGATGGCCGTTTTTGCAGATATGGGAGCCAGTTTGCTTGTGGTGTTTAACGGTTTGCGCTTATTGCGAAAATGACCTTCAAACATATTTTGTACGATTGGGACGGTTTAAACGTCTCGTTGTTCCAGGCAATTAATCATTCCAGCGGAGAGTTTTTAAGTCTCTTGGCTTATGTCGGCAGTATCGCTGGGGACTACCGGAGCATGCCGCTTTTGCTTTGTGTGCTTTTGCTCTTGGCACACCGCCGTG
It encodes the following:
- the cadA2 gene encoding Cadmium-transporting ATPase (Evidence 2a : Function of homologous gene experimentally demonstrated in an other organism; PubMedId : 11282588, 10660539, 9339465, 10858330; Product type t : transporter): MSNCCSKECSVTSNAVDVENNDTELKGTQTLFRIENMDCPTEEGLIRNSLQKIEGVTALDFNLMQRKLTVTHALTSTAPLVAALSSIGMQAQELSARRTTLLISKMDCPTEEGLIRKKLHGMASIEDLQFNLMQRTLTFTHAPEALAPVLVALQEIGLGAETQESTQDGAKSQPTSNASWLPLALSGITALSAEVVHWYNGGNNWMVITLALGAILLGGLDTYKKGWIAVRHGNLNMNALMTIAVTGALAIGQWPEAAMVMFLFALAELIEQKSLDRARNAIRGLMDMTPETATVRQADGSWADIEAKTIALGAIIRVRPGERIALDGKLINGQSTINQAPITGESVPVEKSIGDTVFAGTINDAGSFEFEVTARSESTTLARIIHAVEEAQGSRAPTQRFVDQFAKIYTPAVFVVAVLVALVPPLAFGQPWYDWIYKALVLLVVACPCALVISTPVTIVSGLAAAARKGILIKGGVYLEQGRKLSWLALDKTGTLTLGKPSVTDYLPSAVSQSNTLEIATSLAGRSDHPVSRAISVYGDAHITARNEVDNFRALLGRGVEGHIHGQLYWLGNHRLATEREQITPELAGQLEALERQGRTAVMLGSAEHVLAIFGVADTLRETSRQAIAELHELNVKTVMLTGDNVHTAQAIATEVGIDDARGNQLPEDKLQVIEALAAQGATIGMVGDGINDAPALAKAHIGFAMGAAGTDTAIETADVALMDDDLRKVPAFVRLSRSTAAILTQNIVLALGIKAVFLVLTFTGQATMWMAVFADMGASLLVVFNGLRLLRK